A genomic region of Camelus ferus isolate YT-003-E chromosome 35, BCGSAC_Cfer_1.0, whole genome shotgun sequence contains the following coding sequences:
- the LOC102513674 gene encoding LOW QUALITY PROTEIN: regulator of G-protein signaling 5 (The sequence of the model RefSeq protein was modified relative to this genomic sequence to represent the inferred CDS: inserted 2 bases in 1 codon; substituted 1 base at 1 genomic stop codon) — translation MCKGLAALPHSCLERAKEIKIKLGILLQKPESAVDLVIPYNSEKPEKPAKPQRPSLEEVLQXCDSLDKLLQNNYRLASFKSFLKSEFSEENLEFWLACEDYKKIKSPAKMAEKAKKIYEVFIQXQAPNEVNIDHFMKDITMKNLVEPSPSGFDVAQKRIYALMEKDSLPCFVRSQFYQEFIK, via the exons GGCCAAGGAGATCAAGATCAAGTTGGGGATTCTCCTCCAGAAGCCGGAGTCTGCTGTTGACCTTGTCATTCCATACAACAGCGAGAAGCCAGAGAAGCCAGCCAAGCCCCAGAG ACCCTCGCTGGAGGAGGTTCTGCAGTGATGTGATTCCCTGGATAAACTCCTGCAGAACAACT ATAGACTTGCCAGCTTCAAAAGTTTCCTGAAGTCTGAATTCAGTGAGGAAAACCTTGAGTTCTGGCTGGCCTGTGAGGATTACAAGAAGATCAAGTCCCCTGCCAAGATGGCtgagaaggcaaagaaaatttATGAAGTATTCATCCA ACAGGCTCCTAACGAG GTGAATATCGATCACTTCATGAAGGACATCACCATGAAGAACCTGGTGGAACCTTCCCCAAGCGGCTTTGATGTGGCCCAGAAAAGAATCTATGCCCTGATGGAAAAGGATTCACTGCCTTGCTTTGTGCGCTCTCAGTTTTATCAGGAGTTCATCAAGTAG